The DNA region GAGCAGCAGAAGGTTCCCGACAGTTACGTTAAGCCGGTTGTTACCGAAGACCTGAGCGCTCGACTCGCCACGATGAAGGAGCAGATCCTGAGCCGCTCCCGTCTGGAGCCCATCATTGAGCGCTTCAATCTTTATGGGACCACCAAGATGTCCATGGACGACCGCATTGATGCGGTTCGAAAGAACATCGAGATCAAGCCGATCCAATCGACGATCCCCGGAGCGGGCGGCTTGCCGGGCTTCTTCATCTCTTACCAGGCCAGCGAGGCGCGCACCGCCCAGCTCGTCTGCGGCGAAATCACTTCGCTCTTCGTCAACGAAAGCATCAGCGACCGCACCGCCTCCGCCGAGGGGACCACTGCCTTCCTGCAGGCACAGCTTGCCGATGCGAAGCGCAATCTCGACGATCAGGATGCCAAACTAGCCCGCTTCCAGGAACAGAACTCCGGAAGGCTTCCCGACGAACAGGGCGCCAACTTGAATATGTTGAACAGTTTGAACACCCAGTTGGACGCTGCAACGCAGGCGCTGGCGCGGCTTGAGCAGGATAAGAGCTACGAAGAGGCGATGCTTGCCCAGCAGAGTGCCCAGGGTTCCACGTCCGCTGGAGGGACCGTAGCTCCGCAGACCCAACAAGCTGAATTAGATGGGCTTCTTAGCCAGGAAGCTGATCTGACCTCCCGCTACACCGACGATTATCCTGATGTAGTTACTGTCCGCCGCAAGATCAAGGAACTCCGCGCGCAGATGGCGAAAGCTCCCGAGCCATCTACTGCCCCGGCCTCCTCTGCTCCGAGCCGTCACGATTCCCTGAGCGTACAGCAGCTTCGCGCACAGCTTCGTGCGCTGGACCAGGCAATCACCCAGAAAAAGCACGATCAGGCCGAACTTCAGGTCCAGATCCGCGGCTACCAGGGACGGATTCAGTCCACCCCGGCTGTGCAGGAGCAGTTCAAAAATATCACTCGCGATTACCAGACCGCGCAACAGTTCTATGATGATCTCCTCGGCAAGATGAACCAGTCGAAGATGGCAACCGATCTCGAGAAGCGTCAGCAGGGAGAGAACTTCAAGGTCATGGACGAGCCCAACCTTCCCGAAGCGCCGACGTCTCCGAACCGTCTGGTCTTCGCGACTGTGGGTTTTGCTGCAGGCATCGCGCTTGGCCTGTTGATCGTGGCCCTCATTGAATATCGCGACACCGCAGTGCGCAGCGAACGCGATATCTGGGCGTTCACTAAGCTACCTACCCTGGCCGTCATCGGGTTCGCTGGCGACGAGCAGCCTGCGCCCTCTAAACATATTTGGCCATTTCGTCGTCGACCAGACATCCCAGCGGATACCAAGCCGCTGATGAACGCAGGCGGGTAAGCATGTATAAAAGCTTTTACAAACTGCAAAGCAGCCCGTTCGGGACCAGCCCGGACCCGCGGTTCCTCTACATGATGCCGCACACCCGTGAGGCGCTGGCCTGCCTGGAGTATGGCATCTCTGCTCGCAAGGGGTTCACTGTTCTCACTGGCGAGGTAGGCACCGGAAAGACGACCCTACTGCGTTGTGCCCTGAGTTCCTTCAGTACCCGACGCGTATGTACGTCCTTCGTCTTCAACCCTCGACTCGAAACATTGGACTTTCTGGAGTTCGTACTTACCGACTTCGGCATCGTTCCGGCGTCCCGGACCAAGTCCGGCATGCTCTTGCAGCTCAATCGCTGGCTGATCGAGCGGTTTCGCATGGAAGAAACCTGCGTCGTCGTCGTTGATGAGGCGCAGAACCTCTCCTGGGAGTTGCTTGAGGAGATTCGCCTCCTTACCAACCTGGAGACCTCGTCAGAGAAGCTTCTGCAGATCGTGCTCTCCGGCCAGCCCGAGCTCGAGGAGAAGCTTCGTCATCCGAGCGTGCGTCAGCTTCGCCAGCGCGTCTCGCTTTGGTGCCGCACCCAATCGCTTACCGACGCCCAGACCCATTCCTATGTGGCCGAGCGTCTTCGCATAGCCGGTGCCTCCTGGCCGATATTTTCCGATCAGGCGCTCAATCTAGTCCATCGCTTCAGCCGCGGCATTCCCCGCATCATCAACCTGCTCTGCGAGCACTCGCTCATTTTGGGCTATGTGGAGCAGATGCGCGAGATTACTCCGGCCATCGTGGAAAACGTAGCAATTGAACTGGAACTCGAGACCCAGCCATTTCTTATCTCCTCCGCAGCAATGGGTGGCGGAGGCATGTCGTCGCCGCGCTCCATATCCGACGAGGCCCCTAGCTTCGGCACAGTTTTTAATGGTGATCCCACGGGAAGGCAAGACCGATGAGCCGCATTTACGAAGCACTCCAGAAAGCAGAATCCGAGCGTAAGCTGGACCAACACGAGCCACGAGCCTCCGAGCAGCAGATTGATTTGGAGCCTCTCACGCAGACCGCTGTCGCAGAGGCGGAATATGAGTCGCCCGTCGCCGCACCACCGGCAGCGGAGCGTTCCTCCAGATATGTTGCTCCGGTTGCCACCGCTCCTGCCGTAGCCAACGGCACGCTCGATCTAAGCAAGATCGTCCGACGGCCCTGGAGCCCGTCGTTCTCCCAGCTTCCTGCTCTCCTGCAACGCGGACCAGCCGTTGAGCAGTTCCGCAGCCTGCGCTCGCGGATCTTCGAACTGCGCGACGTCAGCCCGCTTAAGTCGATCCTGATCAGCAGCGGCATGCCACAGGAAGGCAAGAGCTTTGTCTCCGTGAATCTCGCCCTTAGCCTGGCGCGCCATAAGAACAGCAAGGTGCTCTTGATCGATGGTGATATGCGTCGCTACACCACGCACCAGCTCCTTGGCTGCGAGTCCCAACCGGGATTGGCCGACTATCTCGGAGGCAAGGTCGGAATAGTGGAGATCATGCAGCGGGCTGAGGATATGCCGGTCACGGATGCCACAAAGCAGCAGCCCACGTTGCCCAACCTTACCTTTATCGCCGGAGGCAACGGTGGAGACAAGGCAGCAGATCTCTCGGGCAGCCCGCGATTCGGCGATCTGATCCGCCAGGCCTCCCCTTATTTTGATTGGATCATCGTCGACTCTTCGCCCGTCCTCCCCGTTTCGGATGCTGTCAACCTCGCTCGGTCCTGTGATGGCGTTCTTCTGGTTGCCCGCGGCGGAGTCACGAAATTTCCGATCGCTCAACGTGCGCAGAGCGAGCTGAAAGCCTCGAAGATTCTCGGCTTTGTGCTCAACGCCGTTCACGAAGCTCCCTTGATCGGAAGCTATTATGGATACGACGCGAAGAGTGAATAAGAACATGCTTAGAAATTAGAGACGAAAGATGTCTTGTATTGTTTGTATTACGGCATCATCCTGTCACTGGGCACAGCCGCGCAGGGACAGGCAGTGATACATTGCCGTCGCCATTCTTTGCTGTACTCCCGAACGCAGTGAACGCTCCCCCCGTTTCTTTTCACTCGTTATCTGGGAAGGTGATTGATATCGCCCGCTGTATTTCATGATTTTTTGACAGGTTTCAAGAGAGAGCAATCGACGTAATGATCCGGTTATTCAACGTCTACTATCCAACGCGCACCATCGTTCTACTGTTGTGCGAAGCGCTGATTATCGGCGGTTCCTTTCTGCTGGCGACCGTGCTGATCGCCGGGCCTGACAGTTACCTCATTCTTAATTTTGAATACGGCTGGGTTAAGATTGTCAGCCTAATAATCCTTACCCTCCTGATTTCCTACTACTTCGATCTGTATGAGCCGCAGCGCATCTCCGAGCACTGGGAGATCTACTTTCGCCTCCTTCTAGTCCTGGGTTTCCTGTCCTTCCTGCTCTCAGGTGTGATCTATCTCTATCCCGGCGCGGACATAGCTCACTCCGTCCTGCTGCTGGGCCTCATATTCCTTACCGGGTCGCTGGTGGCGTGGCGCAGGGCTTACGAGTGGCTCATCGGCAGGGAGGCTTTCCGCGAGAGAGTCTACATCCTCGGCAACGGTGAACGCGCCCAGATGGTCGCCCAACTCCTCCGCACCCGCAAAGATGCAGGCATGGAGGTCGTTGGATGCGATGGCTTCGCCGCAAGTGCGCAAGACCAAAATCAGGTATTTGCTGCGGCTCTTAGCGATGTCGATGGCAGCAAGCATCACATTGACCGTGTAATTGTTGCCCTAGAGGACCGACGCGGTTCGCTGCCTCTCCGCGAGATGCTCAAGCTCCGCTTCAACGGCGTAATCATTGAAGAATCAGGTGCTTTGCTGGAGCGGTTGACCGGCAAGCTATATCTCGACGGTCTTCGTCCCAGCAACTTCATCTATAGCGAAGGCTTCCGCGTAAAGCCGTCGCAGCAGATCGCCCGTCGCCTCGTCTCTACTTTGACGGCAGCCTTGGGGCTGCTTCTGTTTCTACCGTTCTTTCCTTTTGTCGTTCTGATGGTTCGCCTATCGTCCCCCGGCCCCATCTTCTTCCGCCAGACCCGGGTGGGCATGAACGGTCGCAACTTCTCCGTCTACAAATTTCGAACCATGCGAACAGACGCCGAAGCAGCCGGCGCCAAGTGGGCCACGAAAAACGATCCTCGAGTCACAAGAGTCGGCATGTTTATGCGCAAGACAAGGCTCGACGAGGTTCCTCAGCTTTGGAATGTATTGCGCGGCGACATGGGCTTCGTTGGTCCTCGCCCTGAGCGGCCTGAGTTCGTTCCCTGGCTCTCCGAGCAGATTCCCTACTTCGATCTGCGCCACATGATTCGTCCGGGTCTCACAGGATGGGCCCAAGTTCGCTACGGCTACGGAGCCACCCTCGCCCAAAGCCGCGAAAAACTGGAGTTTGACCTTTATTACATCAAACACATGTCTCTCGGGCTCGATCTTCTCATCATGTTCGAAACAGTTAAGACCATTATCCGTCGCCAGGGAGCGCAATAGGACAGGATCGTCAAAACCCCGTTGACTGGGACTGTCCTATGGAAAATTTTAGTAAATCCTGCCTCGCGATGATAGCGCCGGTTTCAGCGTTCTTTCAGATGTCTTTTTGACCAGCCCTGGAATCCGCAACGGTCGCGGTGGAACCTCAGGCATGCCTACCTCGCTCAACTTGTAAAGCAGCGACCGATAGCTGATTTGAAGCCACTTAGCCGTCTTTTGCCGGTTCCAGCTATTCTCCTGCAGCACTTTCAAAATGATCTGGCGCTCGAGATCCTGTGTAGCTTTTTTCGTAATGTCCTTCAGGGACACCGGTTCGCTCAGATCAATTTCCGTCGTAATGCCACTCCGCGGCGTCTCCGGCATCAACTCTGCAACCAGTGCATCTTCGCTACCTATAAGGACGTAGCTCCGGATCAGGTTCTCCAACTGCCGGATGTTGCCCGGCCAATGGTAGTTCTGCATCAACCGTACAGCGCTCTTGGAGAGTAACTCCGGTGCATGGTGGAAAACTTTTGCATAGTGGTCAATAAAATAATCGATCAGAATTGGAAGATCCGCGATTCGCTGCCTCAGCGGCGGAAGATTAATAGTTACCGCGTTGATTCTAAAGAGAAAATCAAGTCGGAACGTCCCATCCTCCACCTGATTACGGAGGTCGCAGTTTGCGGCGGATACCAGCCGGGTAGTAATCGTGCGAGGATCATGGCCACCCACGCGAGTAAAGGTTCCGTCTTGCAATACCTGCAATAACTTGGCTTGTACGGCCAGGTCGAGACTTCCCACCTCGTCGAGGAACAGAGTTCCCAGGTGCGCCTGCTCCACTCTGCCCTGTTTGGTCGACATGGCACCGGTAAAGGCACCCTTTTCATATCCGAACAGCTCGGTCTCCAGCAGAGAATGCGGTATGGCTGGACAACTCACCTTGACGAGAGATCCGCTGGCCCGCTTGGAAAGAGCATGGAGCAGGCGGACGCAGACCTCTTTGCCTGTTCCACTTTCCCCTTGAATGAGAACGGGCACGTCAGTCTCCGCAACCCGTTCTAACTTGTTCCGGACCGCCTGCATCGCTGCGGTCTTCCCAAAGATGATATCGAGAGGCGGGAGATTGAGTGCAGCAACGGATTCCGATTGGTGAATCAAGATTATTTTCCTATCAAGGTGCAGGGGCACAGTAAAAGCAATACTCTATCTGTTGCACGTCGATAACCAATCAGATAGTAGCAAGAGAGCTGAATTCGTTTTTGGCTTCAAAGGGAGAGCCGCGAAAAATATTACGGTCGAAGCGAGTCTGTAATCCTGTATTTATCAACCTTTCTACAGTCACAGGGAAAATGTTTACCAAAGTAATCTGCAAAAAAATGGTATTTTCTTATCTGCTGCAACGATCGTTGCATAGTAAGCTAGACCTGTCCGGGAAGGGGAAAGGGAAAACCTTTATCCCTTTTCTCGGCAAACTTGTTAACATTTTTTTCTTTGGCAGTCCTTTTAGCACGATCTAAAATTCCTTCATCTAAGTTTCCAGTGTTCCTGAGGGCCTGCTTGGACGAATAGATCGAAGGCCCAGTTTGGACTCAAATAGTGAAGGCTTGAGTTCTCGAGTATCGCAAGTTTTGGGTCCGTTGACCCAAAACGGCGAAAAGAGGTTTTTGTATGTCAGCTTCGCTGTCTTATCCGGTCTCTGCCTCGAAGTCCATTGCGAAATCGCGGGCCCAGATTCTTATCCTGGAGCCAGACCTGGCGGTTCTTGACTATCTCCGATCAACTCTCAGAGGGAAATACGCGCTTAACCTGTTCTCTGAAGAACAGACCCTGCTCGACCGACTCGATCAGCACGACGATCCTGATCTTTTGTTGCTCGCATTGCATAGCAATCGTGATCCCATTCCCCTCCTGACCCAGGTTCGTTGCACAAAGCCGCATCTTCCTGTGATTGTGCTTTCGGGCTCGTCTGAGTTGCGTGACATTGAAACGGTCATCAGGCTCGGAGTCCGCGCTATCGTGATGAAGCCGTTCGTTGGCTGCGATGTGGAAGCAACCATCGAAGAGCATCTTGCCTCTGCGGACAAGAAGACGTCCGCGGACACGCCTCGCGAAATTCCTCTCAATGAGACGCATTCCTTTGTCCGCTCCAGCAAACGTATGCGCGATCTGGAGTCCCAGGCAGCGCTTGTCGCCCGGGCAGATATCCCTCTGCTCATTCTGGGGGAAAGCGGCACGGGTAAAGAGATACTTGCGTTGTACACGCATATGATGTCGGCCCGCAGCCAGCATATTTTTTTGAAGGTCAATTGTGCGGCGGTTCCTGCCGAGCTTCTCGAAAGCGAACTGTTCGGTTATGAGCAAGGGGCGTTTACTGGTGCAATCAAGACCAAGCCCGGCAAGTTTGAGGTCTGCACCGGAGGAACAATTTTTCTGGATGAAATCGGAGAGATGCCGGCCATCCTGCAAGCCAAGTTATTGCAGGTCCTGCAGGACGGAACTTTTTCGCGTCTGGGTAGTCGTGCTCCCATGAAGGTTGATGTGCGCGTAATTGCGGCAACGAATATCAACATGAAAGAAGCAATGGCACAGAAGACGTTTCGCGAGGATTTGTACTATCGCTTGAATGGCTTCACGTTGAATATTCCGCCGCTGCGCGAACGCCGGGAGGAGATTCCTGTACTTGCTGAGTACTTTATGCGAAAGGGAGCGAAGCGATATGGCCGTGACGAGCTCTCATTTTCCCCGAAGCTGATGAACGCCCTGACTGAGCACGTCTGGCCGGGTAACTTGCGCGAGTTGGAAAATGTCGTGAACCGCTATCTCGTCCTGGGAGACGAACGGGCCATTCTGGAAGAGCTTTCTCCCTCAAACGGCACTCAAAGCACTTCCAGTCCGGTTGCGGAGACGCCTGGCAGTGCAGGGCTCAAGGCGCTTGTCCGAGGGTTAAAGGGCGATGCAGAAGCAACAGCGATTGCACGGGTACTCGAGGGCACGGGATGGAACCGGAAGGCTGCGGCAAGCGATCTTCAAATCAGTTATAAGGCGTTGCTCTACAAGATCAAGCAATACGATCTCTCGCCGCGGAGTCAAGCTTAGTGGCACACCTTGAAGATGGTGAAGCGGGCAATATACATAGGATCGTCGTCCGATATGAAGATCGTGCGGTGCGTGGGTTCGCGGATATAACTGATCTGGGGTCGGTTGAGGAGCTTCTGCATGGTACGCAGGAGTCTCCTTTGGAGTCCATTCGTTTGCGTTTATTGGACTCTCAGGTAGTCCAGGAGGTGCCCACCAAGGACGCCAAGGCGGTTTTTTTCGTCAAGACGTTTGAAGGGGATCTCAAACACCGTGCACTGCATTTTCATGGGCACGCTCCTGTGCTGGACGGGCTTTGGGTACGGGTGTACTTCCATGACAGCGAGATGATCGAAGGGATTGTTAGCAATAACTCCGATTTTGTCCTCCAGGACGGGTTCTTTTTAATGCCCACCGATCCGAATGGCAATAACAAGCTGGTTTATGTGCTCAAGGGCAAGCTTAAAGATTTTCACGTATTGGGCTTACGGAACCCGTCCAAGAGCCTCCATAAAGCTTGACGCGGAGAGGTGACAGTGTTCCGGTCCGCGAGTTAGTCTTTCTTCAGGAAGGAACTCGATGATCCGGAGCCGCATCCGACCGAACCCGACGACCTGCCTTCTTGTAACCGCCCTTGCGGTTGCTGTATTTTCTCCAATCCCCACATGGGCAGCCGGGCCTGGTACTTTGCCCACAGTCGCATCGGCGGCCAGCCCTTCGACCAGCGCCGCGGCATCCGATTCCGACGATACACCGGATCAAGCGTCACATCTGCTGGTGATGGCTGACTTTAACCGCGACGGTACCGCCGATATTGCGCGGGCTGTATTGCCTGCGGGAGATGAGTCCGGGCCAGCTTTGCTGACGGTATCGCTGGGCCAGGCAGATGGCACCTACAAGCAGGTGTTCTCTCGAACAGTGCTGGGACACGCCCCCCGGTATATCGTTGCCGGTGATTTTAACCAGGACGGATTTCCAGACGTGATCGTAGGAGACGATGACGGTGAACTGATGCTGTTTGCTGGAGATGGCACAGGCAATCTGGTTGCTGCCGGTGATATCGCCCACCTCAGCTCGGTCGTGTCGATTGTCGTTGCTGACTTCAACCACGATGGCATCCTGGACGTGGCCGTCACTGACTGGCGCGCGAGTTCGGTGACCGTGTTTCTTGGCGCTGGCAAAGGTCTATTCCGGAAAGAATGGTCCGTTCCTTTGCGAATGCCGGGCACTTCCCCACACCTCGCCGCAGCGGACTTTAATGGAGACGGAATTCCGGACCTGGCAGTGGTGTACGACGATGATGAAGGGGCCACTTTCGATGTCCTGCTTGGCAACGGCAAAGGCGACTTTACGCTTTCTCCAGGGCTGAGTTTGACCAGAGACCCGAACTCACATTGCGTGACCTAGTCCTTAACAGCGCGGCGCAGTGCTTCGAGATAGCTGTAGCCCCAGTACGTATCGGGAAGCAACACGCCGTCCTCGGTCCATTCGTTCCATGCGTTGAGATAGATCAGCTTCTGGTGTGGACTGGAAGCGACAAAATGCCTTGCAGCACGGACCAGCCGTTCGAACTGATCGGGACTGCGATTCGTCGCAACGCAGGAGAACTCACCGAAGCGCGGGCTGTCGTCCCATCCGACCGAGCAGGTGGGATGAAACGGAACCTGGGATTCCTTTCGCAGCTCCGGCCAGGATGCGACTGCCTCCGCGGCTCCGGTTCCGTAGGGAATGCGTGATCCGGGAGGCTTGGAACCATAGGTCCAGCCGAAGGTGCCGTACTGCACAGCGCTGTCGAAGCCAAGATCATGCAGACGGCCCTGATATTTACTGAAACCGTTACAAACCTGGAGATGAAGCTTGGGGAAGCCCAGTTTGTGCGCGCGTTCGCGCACCACGGCCAGCGACCGTCGCAGGCCATCTTCGCCTAATTGCTCGACCACCTTGCCGGCATCGAAGATTCCGAACACCGGAGCCCCATTGAAGGTGAGATAGTTCGACTGGCTGAAATAGTGCTCGGCGCAGTAGTTGCACACCCGCTCAAAATCTTGAATCGAATGTCGCTGAGGAGTAAGGATGGCGGCATCGTCCGGAGAACGCGCGGGGTAGACATTTTTCCAGTCGTGATTGGCCCACATAATGGCGAACTTCAGCTTGTCGCGATTAGGAGCCTTCAGGAGTCCACGTTCCAGCTGCTCCTGATAAAACTGCAGTCCATCGTGCCAGTACCAGTCAATCATCCATGCGTCGACGCCATAGGTAGAGGCGAGATCGATCTCTCTCGCGGCCCATGCTGGATCCGACTCATCGTAATAGCCCCACAGAGGAAAATGCGGCATCGTGTGACCGGGAAAGAGGGCGCGGGAGTTGCGCAGCGTATCGAACTCTGTCCATCCCTTGCCGAAGTGCTCTTCCATATAGGGCGACGGGTGCCAACTAGGGAAGTTGAAGGCGATGACGGTGACATCACGCGGCGCGCTCAGTTCCTTCGTTCCTAGTACCTGATGAAGACGCTCCGGGCTGAAGTAGGCCGCGGTTGCTGCGTCTCCGATCAACCCGGTCGGCGTCGAAGGGAGTTGGCTCGTTGCGGAGGTTTTGCTATCGGTGGCTTGTGCGAGGGAGCTGGCAGGCCGAAATGCGCCAGCTATTCCAGCTTGTACCGCGGAGGTGAGAAGTTTGCGTCGATTCAAGCCATTTTCTCCCTGCCAGGCGGGGAATACTGTATCGCCCCGGCCCAACCACTATATGCAAGTTGGGCTGGAGTGGAAAATCTTCGCCAGGGAAAGGAAAGAAGCTGCACATAGCTGTGTTTGCCCCCATCGCAATCGACTCCACTTGTACTGGCGACAGGAGAAAGCTTCCATCCATCCACCCTTCGTCCGTCTTGTAGCGAGACTTTGCTGACGATGTCGTACTCAAGAAATTCAGCTGATTCGGGCGCCATGGATTGCCGCTCCTTATCCTGTATCTTGTGTTACTTGAGAGGTTTGCAAAAAAACGAAGCGGGGAGTATCTCAGGATGAAGCGAAGGGATGTATTGAAGGGTCTTTCGATTGTGGCCGGTGGCGCGTTGTGTACGACACCTGCCTTGTCAGCGTTTGCTTTTGGAGAGGACAAGGCGCAGGCTCCGCCGCCACTGGCGCTTCCAATTCGCGGATTGGTGAGGAAGAATGGCAAGCTGATGCAGCCAATCCAGATCTCCATACGGCATTCCGGTGGGGACGCTGCCGCGGTGACGACGCTCGATGGCGCGGAGATCGACAGGAGGGCGCTGACCTCAGGACAGAACACATTTAATGTGCTGATTGCACCGGTGACGGAGGCACGCGATGGCTCGATCGTCGTGAAGGTGGGGGAAAGCGGCAGTTCGGCGTCGGTCAAGCTGCAACCAGTCCGCAAGGTGCTGATCTACGTGCTGCCGCACTCGCACCATGATCTTGGATACACGGATCTTCAGGCGAATGTGGAAGAGAAGCAGATGCAGAACATCACGCTGGGCATGGAAATGGCCAGGAAGACGGCAAGCTATCCCGAGGGGTCGCGGTTTGTGTGGAACCTCGAAGTGCTGTGGGGTGCGGACCTGTATATGCGACGACGGTCACAGGCGGAGAAGGATGCATTAATCGCAGCGGTGAAAAATGGCTGGGTGGCCATCAACGGGATGTATGCGAATGAGTTGACGGGGTTGTGTCGGCCAGAGGAGTTGATGCAACTGTTCCGCTATGGGACGGAGCTGGGGAAGACCTGCGGCGTACGTGTGGACTCGGCGATGATCAGCGATGTGCCGGGATATACGTGGGGCACGGTGACCGCGATGGCGCAGGCGGGGATACGGTACTTCTCAGCCGCGCCGAATTTCTTCGACCGTATTGGCAGCCTGATGGCGGAGTGGCAGGACAAGCCGTTCTGGGCGGTGTCGCCTTCGGGCAAAGAGAAGGTGCTGGTATGGATTCCGTGGACGGGATATGCGATGTCGCACGTGATGAAGCTGAGTCCCGAGTTTGTGGGTAAGTATCAGGACCGTCTGGATACAGCGGGATTCAAGTATGACATCTCGTATATTCGCTGGTCGGGTCACGGAGATAATGCGGTGCCCGATCCTGAGTTGAGCGAGTTTATTAAAGGATGGAACGAAGAATACGAGTGGCCCAAGTTTCACATCTCTTCAACGAGCGAGGCGTTCTCCGCATTCGAGAAGCGGCATGGAACGGAGATTCCGGAGATGCATGGAGACTTGACCCCGTATTGGGAGGATGGCGCGGGGTCGTCGGCACTGGAGACGAAGCTGAATCGCGTGGCGGCGGACAGGCTGACGCAGGCTGAGGCGCTGGGAGCGATGTTTTCGCCGACCGCCCTGAGCACGGCCAAGGTGAATGAGGCGTGGCGGAACATCCTGCTGTACTCCGAGCACACGTGGGGAGCGTGGTGCAGTGTCTCGGACTCGGAGAGCGACTTTACCAAGAAGCAGTGGGATGTGAAACGGCAGTTCGCGGTGGAT from Edaphobacter paludis includes:
- a CDS encoding glycoside hydrolase family 99-like domain-containing protein; protein product: MNRRKLLTSAVQAGIAGAFRPASSLAQATDSKTSATSQLPSTPTGLIGDAATAAYFSPERLHQVLGTKELSAPRDVTVIAFNFPSWHPSPYMEEHFGKGWTEFDTLRNSRALFPGHTMPHFPLWGYYDESDPAWAAREIDLASTYGVDAWMIDWYWHDGLQFYQEQLERGLLKAPNRDKLKFAIMWANHDWKNVYPARSPDDAAILTPQRHSIQDFERVCNYCAEHYFSQSNYLTFNGAPVFGIFDAGKVVEQLGEDGLRRSLAVVRERAHKLGFPKLHLQVCNGFSKYQGRLHDLGFDSAVQYGTFGWTYGSKPPGSRIPYGTGAAEAVASWPELRKESQVPFHPTCSVGWDDSPRFGEFSCVATNRSPDQFERLVRAARHFVASSPHQKLIYLNAWNEWTEDGVLLPDTYWGYSYLEALRRAVKD
- a CDS encoding glycoside hydrolase family 38 C-terminal domain-containing protein; the protein is MKRRDVLKGLSIVAGGALCTTPALSAFAFGEDKAQAPPPLALPIRGLVRKNGKLMQPIQISIRHSGGDAAAVTTLDGAEIDRRALTSGQNTFNVLIAPVTEARDGSIVVKVGESGSSASVKLQPVRKVLIYVLPHSHHDLGYTDLQANVEEKQMQNITLGMEMARKTASYPEGSRFVWNLEVLWGADLYMRRRSQAEKDALIAAVKNGWVAINGMYANELTGLCRPEELMQLFRYGTELGKTCGVRVDSAMISDVPGYTWGTVTAMAQAGIRYFSAAPNFFDRIGSLMAEWQDKPFWAVSPSGKEKVLVWIPWTGYAMSHVMKLSPEFVGKYQDRLDTAGFKYDISYIRWSGHGDNAVPDPELSEFIKGWNEEYEWPKFHISSTSEAFSAFEKRHGTEIPEMHGDLTPYWEDGAGSSALETKLNRVAADRLTQAEALGAMFSPTALSTAKVNEAWRNILLYSEHTWGAWCSVSDSESDFTKKQWDVKRQFAVDAESMSKALLAETLQAAGAGTDASVIDVHNSTSWPRSELVVLSAAMSAAGDHVKTERGASVPSQRLSTGELAFLAHDVPAFGSARFRLSGAKALAPAKHAMFQDGVLDNGIVRVKLDPASGNLVELSQHGRAENLVDSSQGQAANEYLFLEGSDVTKVQQSGTATIHVEEAGPLVASVRIESAAPGCKSLVRRVRLVAGEDHVELTNIVDKKRAPLNPHPGKGGPGDDFAQREAKESVQFAFPFAVRDGAMRMDIPLGVMRPEIDQLPGACRNWLPVGRWIDVSNAEHGVTWVTLDAPLVEVGEISANMLGSQRDPKLWRKYIAPTQTFYSWAMNNHWGTNYRAYQEGVVEFRYALRPHAGYDAAAAGRFAIGLSQPLVTTVASAAAVKPALLRIEPEDVLALALKTSEDGESTVIRLLGASGEERQAKLTWAAPQQPQLWLSDLSEQRVKRIDGEVTVAGWDLVTLRADHA